From the Leptolyngbya sp. CCY15150 genome, the window GGATCGCAGTCCAGTTCCCAGGCCGTGGCGATCGCGCGGGTGAGGCCGAGACGGTGGCGATCGGGGGAACGGGCGATGGCGATGATCAGATCTCGCAGCAGCCGGCCGCTGGGGCATTGACCGAGAATATGCAGACCATCGCGGATTTGGGCTTCCTTGAGTTCACACAGGTAGCCATCGGTGCGGGTCAGCAGGTCGTTGAACTCCGCTGCTGGGGATCCTGGTAGAGTGGCTAGATCCTGGTTGAGATGGGTGGTCTGGATGAGCGTTTGGATGCGATCGCGAATCACCGGCAGGCGGCTGGGGTCGAGGCTATCGGCTTCGTAATATTCATCAATCAACCGTTCCAGTTGCTGCAGCGGCCCGTAGAGTTCCGCTCGGGTGAGGGGCGGGGTGAGATGGTCAATAATTACCGCCTGGGAGCGCCGCTTGGCCTGGGAGCCTTCCCCCGGATCGTTGACAATAAAGGGATAGAGATGGGGCAGGGCACCGCTGGCCACTTCCGGGTAGCAAGTCTGGGATAGGGCCACACTTTTGCCTGGCAGCCATTCCAAGTTGCCATGCTTGCCCACATGGACGAGGGCCTGGGCCCCAAAGTCGTGACGCAGCCAGTGGTAGAAGGCTAGGTAGGCATGGGGAGGCTCTAGATCCGCAGCGTGGTAGTTCAAGGAGGGGTCGAGGTCATAGCCTCGGGGCGGCTGGATGCCGATAAACACCGATCCAATCTGTAGCCCTGGAATGGGAATCTCCGCCGGCAGGCTTTCTGGAGACGACCAGCGATCGCCCACGCCTTGTTGCACCTCAGGGGGCAGGGTCTGCCAATAGTCTAGGTACACCGACCGGGATAGGGACTGCCGCACCGGCCGTAGATCCCAACCATCGGGGTCATGGGTGACGCCCTGGGTGAGCCACTGCATCAGCTCCTGCCCTGAGGCGGGCAGGGGCTGGACATCATACCCGGCATTGGCTAGAGCCTGGAGAATCTGCACCACGCTTTCCGGTGTATCCAAGCCCACGCCATTGGCCAGGCGACCATCACGGCTGGGATAGTTGGCCAAGATCAAGGCAAGGCGGCGATCGCCCCTAGGCGTATTCCGTAGCCGCACCCAGTTGTCCGCTAGATCCGCGACGAAGTCTAGGCGATCGGGCATGGGTTCATAGCGCACCACATCGGTTTCAAGTTGGGGATGGCGATCTTGCCGCGCCTTAAACGACACTGCTCGGGTAATAATCCGCCCATCCACCTCCGGCAGCGCCACATTCATCGCCACATCCCTGGGCAGTAGCCCCCGCCATTCGCTGTCCCATTGCTCCCGCGTGCCGCTGCTCAAGATCACCTGCAGCACCGGCACATCAAGCGATCGCCATAGGTCTAAATCTATCTCCGCCGCCTCCAGTCGCGCCAGGGAAAAGCCCGTGGTATTCAGCACCAGATCCACAGGCTGCCGCTGCCACTGCTGCCGGATGGCGGTCTGCACCTCCATGTCCCGGAGCGACGACACAAACATCGGCATCGGCTCCAACCCCCGGCGGGCGATCGCTTCACATAGCCCATCGATCACCGCCATATTGCCCGATAGATAATGGGCCCGGTAAAACAGCAGACCCACCCGCGCCGTCGTTGAGGATGGCCCTGCCCAGGCATAGCAGGCCACCTTGGGCACGGGCCGTGGCGGCAGGGGATGGTAGGGGCAATCCAGACCCACCTGGGCCAGGTACTGTAGCGCCTGCACCATATTGTCAATGCCGCCCTCGGTAAAATAGCGCCAAAGCTGGTTGGCGATCGCCAGCGGCACCGTGGACTGATGCATCAAGCCCAAATCTGGACGATCGTCCCCCGGCAACACCAGCAACCGCGCCCCCGTTTGCTCCACCGTTTCCCGCACCACATCCAGACCGTAGGGCCAATAGGCCTGACCCCCCAGCAACCGCACCACAATCACCTGGGCATGGCGCAGCACCGTATCGGCATAAGTATCAATGCTCAACTGCTGCTGAAGATGCAGGAGATTGGCCACCCGCAGGTTGGGAAACTCGTCGGGAAGGTGGGCAATGGCCTGGGCGATCGCTAGAATTTCGGTATCTGCCGCCGTCAGAATCACCATGGGAGCAGGGGTCTGCTCCACGAACATTACCCCCTCCATGCCAGGTGTCCATCCCCCCGGTGTGGCTGCAATTCGGTGCATGTGGCGAACTCGTTCTTCGTGAACAACCTTCCTAGCCTAGCGCTAGATCTGGGCAGATGCGAGACGAGTATTGCACGGGTTCATCGGGGGTATGCGACAATCACCTTGAACTGCAGGGCCATGAGTACAGGAGATTTGCTGACACTGTGCTGCCCTTCTATAGCTATATTCTCCTACCGTATCTCAGCCCATGTATTTGTCATCGACGCAGACCGATTCCTTTCATCAACTTCAGTCAAAACTGCGCGATCGCTGGCAGTCGATTGATCAGTTTGACCGCAACGACTGCGATATTCTCGTGATCCCCTCGGTCACGTTGGATCAACGGGAGCTGCGTAAAATTCGCGGCATTCACTACTACGAAGAACGGCTGTTGTTTTCCCTGATCCGCCTGCGCAACCCCCGCACGCGCCTGATCTACATCACCTCCCA encodes:
- the cobN gene encoding cobaltochelatase subunit CobN; this encodes MHRIAATPGGWTPGMEGVMFVEQTPAPMVILTAADTEILAIAQAIAHLPDEFPNLRVANLLHLQQQLSIDTYADTVLRHAQVIVVRLLGGQAYWPYGLDVVRETVEQTGARLLVLPGDDRPDLGLMHQSTVPLAIANQLWRYFTEGGIDNMVQALQYLAQVGLDCPYHPLPPRPVPKVACYAWAGPSSTTARVGLLFYRAHYLSGNMAVIDGLCEAIARRGLEPMPMFVSSLRDMEVQTAIRQQWQRQPVDLVLNTTGFSLARLEAAEIDLDLWRSLDVPVLQVILSSGTREQWDSEWRGLLPRDVAMNVALPEVDGRIITRAVSFKARQDRHPQLETDVVRYEPMPDRLDFVADLADNWVRLRNTPRGDRRLALILANYPSRDGRLANGVGLDTPESVVQILQALANAGYDVQPLPASGQELMQWLTQGVTHDPDGWDLRPVRQSLSRSVYLDYWQTLPPEVQQGVGDRWSSPESLPAEIPIPGLQIGSVFIGIQPPRGYDLDPSLNYHAADLEPPHAYLAFYHWLRHDFGAQALVHVGKHGNLEWLPGKSVALSQTCYPEVASGALPHLYPFIVNDPGEGSQAKRRSQAVIIDHLTPPLTRAELYGPLQQLERLIDEYYEADSLDPSRLPVIRDRIQTLIQTTHLNQDLATLPGSPAAEFNDLLTRTDGYLCELKEAQIRDGLHILGQCPSGRLLRDLIIAIARSPDRHRLGLTRAIATAWELDCDPLSDDPATLLSESDRRRLAQQHCPHLRTVGDAVEQIEQAAAQQVDAILAGQPPSMTQAAIAPELTWIQTDLLPNLQNTRQELTALLHGLDGGYIPSGPSGAPTRGRADVLPTGRNFYSVDIRGIPTESAWAVGRNAAELLIERYTQEEGNYPRSLALSVWSTSTMRTGGDDLAEALALLGVRPVWDGPSRRVVDFEILPLEVLGRSRVDVTLRISGFFRDAFPNLIELFDQAVQAIAALDEPPEWNPLADQVQQETQAWIDQGLTADQASDRASYRIFGSKPGAYGAGLQGLIEAQNWSDDDDLARAYINWSSTAYTGGRNGRAPQALSAPAAFEQRLSQLQIVLHNQDNREHDLLDSDDYYQFQGGLTVAARSRGQSPKLYFGDHSRPETPKVRSLSEELTRVYRSRVVNPKWIAGVMRHGYKGAFEMAATVDYLFAYSATTHCVEDYMYQGVAEAYIFDDDVQQMVQDANPWALRDMAERLLEAHQRRLWSSPSPATLDRLRAVVNQAEGAIEQQSS